A window of the Arachis duranensis cultivar V14167 chromosome 5, aradu.V14167.gnm2.J7QH, whole genome shotgun sequence genome harbors these coding sequences:
- the LOC107491223 gene encoding hydroxymethylglutaryl-CoA synthase gives MASSHPKNVGILAMDIYFPPTCVKQEALEAHDGASKGKYTIGLGQDCLAFCTEVEDVISMSLTAVSSLLKKYKIDPKQIGRMEVGSETVIDKSKSIKTFLMQLFEESGNTDIEGVDSTNACYGGTAALFNCVNWVESSSWDGRYGLVICADSAVYAEGPARPTGGAAAIAILVGPDAPIAFESKFRGSHMAHAYDFYKPNLASEYPVVDGKLSQNCYLMALDSCYKVFCEKFEKLEGKPFSMAEADYFVFHSPYNKLVQKSFGRLYYDDFLRNPSFVDEAARTSLEPYKSLSGDESYNGRDLEKANQQASKKIYDTKVQPSTLIPKEVGNMYTASLYAAFASLLHNENSSLVGKRVVMFSYGSGLTATMFSFKIQEGQGPFTLSNIVTLMDVAGKLKQRVEFPPEKFVETMKLMEHRYGAKDYVTSGDCSNLPAGTFYLTKVDSMYRRFYARKDTTST, from the exons ATGGCTTCTTCGCACCCAAAGAATGTGGGAATCCTTGCCATGGACATCTACTTTCCTCCCACATGCGTAAAACAG GAAGCTTTGGAGGCTCACGATGGGGCCAGCAAAGGGAAATACACTATTGGGCTTGGACAAGATTGCTTGGCATTCTGCACTGAGGTTGAAGATGTTATCTCTATGAG CTTGACAGCTGTATCCTCGCTTCTTAAAAAGTATAAGATTGATCCGAAACAAATTGGACGCATGGAAGTTGGTAGTGAAACTGTCATTGACAAAAGCAAATCCATTAAGACCTTCCTGATGCAACTCTTCGAG GAGAGTGGTAATACTGACATCGAAGGTGTTGATTCAACAAATGCATGCTATGGTGGAACAGCAGCTCTGTTCAATTGCGTGAATTGGGTGGAGAGTAGTTCATGGGATGGTCGCTATGGACTTGTCATATGTGCAGATAGCGCG GTCTACGCTGAAGGACCTGCACGTCCTACCGGAGGAGCAGCTGCTATTGCCATACTTGTGGGGCCAGATGCTCCTATTGCTTTTGAAAGCAAGTTCAGAGGCAGTCACATGGCTCATGCCTATGACTTTTACAAGCCAAATCTTGCAAGTGAATACCCA GTTGTTGATGGAAAACTCTCGCAGAATTGTTATCTCATGGCACTTGATTCTTGCTACAAGGTTTTCTGTGAGAA ATTCGAAAAGTTGGAGGGGAAGCCCTTTTCAATGGCAGAGGCTGATTACTTTGTGTTTCATTCTCCATATAACAAG CTTGTCCAAAAAAGCTTTGGTCGGCTATACTACGATGACTTCCTGAGAAATCCCAG TTTTGTTGATGAAGCTGCCAGAACATCCTTGGAACCTTATAAATCACTATCGGGTGACGAAAGCTACAATGGTCGTGATCTTGAAAAG GCAAACCAGCAAGCCTCGAAAAAGATATATGACACGAAGGTGCAGCCCAGCACGTTAATACCGAAAGAAGTTGGTAACATGTACACTGCATCTCTTTATGCAGCATTTGCATCACTCCTTCACAATGAGAACAGCTCACTG GTTGGTAAACGTGTAGTTATGTTCTCATATGGAAGTGGTTTAACGGCTACAATGTTCTCCTTCAAGATTCAAGAAGGTCAAGGCCCCTTTACTTTGTCCAACATTGTAACATTGATGGATGTGGCTGGCAAGTTGAAGCAGAGAGTTGAG TTTCCTCCTGAAAAATTTGTAGAAACAATGAAGCTGATGGAACACCGATATGGGGCAAAGGACTATGTGACAAGCGGTGACTGTAGCAACTTACCTGCAGGCACCTTCTATCTTACCAAAGTTGATTCCATGTACCGGAGATTTTATGCCAGAAAGGACACTACCAGCACATGA
- the LOC107491009 gene encoding peroxidase 66-like, translated as MKFPIIAVLLLTLSTALLKAELDAKYYEKTCPQIEDIISETVQSASKQDPKVPARILRMFFHDCFIRGCDASILLDSTHTNKAEKDGPPNLSVHSFYVIDDAKAKLEKACPHIVSCADIIAIAARDVVTLSGGSSWEVLKGRKDGRISKASDTINLPAPTLNVTQLIQSFAKRGLSIKDLVTLSGGHTLGFSHCSSFQSRIHNFSFLHDIDPTLNIKFALELKNKCPNPNTTNPNAGEFLDSTASVFDNDYYTQILGGKGLFSSDQSLASDSRTRWIVEAFAKDPSVFFKEFADSMLKLGNVGVLENGEVRLNCKIVNS; from the exons ATGAAATTTCCAATAATAGCTGTTCTCTTGTTGACACTATCAACAGCACTATTGAAAGCAGAACTTGATGCTAAGTATTATGAGAAAACATGTCCACAAATAGAAGACATAATTTCAGAGACGGTTCAAAGTGCTTCTAAGCAAGACCCTAAAGTCCCAGCACGTATCTTGAGGATGTTCTTCCATGACTGTTTCATAAGG GGATGTGATGCATCAATATTGTTGGATTCAACTCACACAAACAAAGCTGAGAAAGATGGGCCTCCAAATCTGTCGGTTCACTCATTCTATGTAATTGATGATGCAAAAGCCAAGCTTGAGAAAGCTTGCCCTCACATTGTTTCTTGTGCCGATATAATCGCTATTGCAGCTAGAGATGTTGTAACCTTG TCTGGAGGTTCATCTTGGGAAGTtctaaaaggaagaaaagatgGAAGAATTTCAAAGGCATCAGACACGATAAATCTACCAGCTCCAACCTTGAATGTTACGCAACTCATTCAGAGTTTCGCAAAGAGAGGTTTATCAATAAAAGATTTGGTAACCCTTTCTGGTGGCCACACTCTTGGATTCTCACACTGTTCTTCTTTCCAATCTCGCATACATAACTTCAGTTTTTTGCATGATATTGATCCAACTTTGAACATCAAGTTTGCCCTAGAGCTCAAAAACAAGTGCCCTAACCCTAATACTACAAACCCTAATGCTGGAGAGTTCCTTGATTCAACTGCTTCGGTGTTTGATAATGACTATTACACACAGATTTTGGGAGGAAAAGGTTTGTTTTCTTCGGATCAGTCGCTCGCTAGCGACTCCAGGACTAGATGGATCGTCGAAGCGTTTGCGAAAGATCCGAGTGTATTCTTTAAGGAATTTGCGGATTCCATGTTAAAGCTTGGAAATGTAGGGGTGTTGGAGAATGGAGAGGTAAGACTTAATTGCAAGATTGTGAATTCATga
- the LOC107491221 gene encoding uncharacterized protein LOC107491221 — MERLGQNQNEASQCCCPTPFFNSSAASPNINNRTKIRNSSSECRHNFVATTSSSIFPNTNFTNHESLPSLHESFNEFNKVYPQYSETELVDHVRAQEYHHLSNHTCLDYIGVGLFSHSQLQQQQRYHGDASKSQLASTSTSTSNQYPGIPFFSLSSKTGNLKTLLIHGGQESEFESAMRKRIMNFLNISETDYYMVFTANRTSAFKLVADSYQFQSSRKLLTVYDYESEAVGNMISASEKRGARAISAEFAWPRFRIQTTKLRKIIVGKRKNKKKKKGLFVFPLHSRVTGTRYPYLWMSVAQENGWHVLVDACALGPKDMDSFGLSLFLPDFLICSFYKVYGENPSGFGCLFVKKSAISSMEATSSAGIVNLVPQNQIHLSEDSSGTDLELEQKTICSIQEEQEGEEEEEELSSMRSFSGPRQATESGKDEEEAQSHRGSEIEEANLKKKSVAQGSENGGFEIECRGLDQVDSLGSILISTRARYLINWLVNSMVKLKHPHTQEFPLVKIYGPRVKFDRGAALAFNVFDWKGEKVEPVLVQKLADRSNISIGYGFLHHIWFADKYAEDKGRVLQSKKEVKGNNNKKKKDRDSEVGISVVTAALGFLASFEDVYRLWAFVARFLDADFVEKERWRYTALNQKTIEV; from the coding sequence atggaGAGGCTTGGCCAAAACCAAAATGAGGCCTCTCAGTGTTGCTGTCCAACCCCATTTTTCAACTCATCAGCAGCATCACCAAACATCAACAACAGAACCAAAATCAGAAACAGTTCTTCTGAATGTCGCCACAACTTTGTAGCAACAACTTCATCTTCCATCTTTCCAAACACAAACTTCACAAACCATGAGTCACTTCCTTCTCTTCATGAATCATTCAATGAATTCAACAAAGTTTACCCTCAGTATTCTGAGACTGAACTTGTTGACCATGTTAGAGCACAAGAGTATCACCATCTCAGCAATCACACTTGCCTTGATTACATTGGTGTTGGCCTATTCTCCCATtctcaactccaacaacaacaacgtTATCATGGGGATGCATCAAAATCACAACTTGCTTCAACTTCAACTTCAACTTCAAATCAATATCCTGGAATTCCATTCTTCAGCCTATCCTCCAAGACTGGGAATCTGAAAACACTATTGATCCATGGTGGACAAGAGTCAGAATTTGAGTCTGCAATGAGGAAAAGAATCATGAATTTCCTCAACATATCTGAAACTGATTATTACATGGTTTTCACAGCAAACAGAACCTCAGCTTTCAAGCTTGTTGCAGATTCATACCAGTTCCAATCTTCCAGGAAGCTTCTCACAGTTTATGACTATGAAAGTGAAGCTGTTGGAAACATGATTAGTGCCTCAGAGAAGAGAGGTGCAAGGGCTATTTCAGCTGAATTCGCATGGCCAAGGTTCAGGATTCAGACAACAAAATTGAGGAAAATCATTGTGGGCAAgaggaagaataagaagaaaaagaagggtcTTTTTGTCTTTCCACTTCACTCAAGGGTAACAGGAACAAGGTACCCTTATCTTTGGATGAGTGTAGCACAAGAAAATGGTTGGCATGTGTTGGTTGATGCATGCGCATTGGGGCCAAAGGACATGGACTCTTTTggcctctctctctttctccctgATTTCTTAATCTGCTCTTTCTATAAGGTCTATGGTGAGAATCCTTCTGGTTTTGGTTGCCTTTTCGTCAAGAAATCTGCTATTTCGAGCATGGAAGCTACTTCTTCTGCAGGAATTGTGAACCTTGTGCCACAAAATCAGATACATCTATCCGAGGATTCTTCTGGCACTGACTTAGAACTTGAACAAAAAACTATATGTAGCAtacaagaagaacaagaaggagaagaagaagaagaagaattatcCTCAATGAGATCATTCTCGGGTCCTAGACAAGCCACAGAATCtggaaaagatgaagaagaggcGCAATCTCATCGAGGTTCTGAAATTGAGGAGGCTAATCTCAAGAAGAAGAGTGTTGCTCAAGGAAGTGAAAATGGAGGGTTTGAGATTGAATGCAGGGGTTTGGATCAGGTGGATTCTCTGGGATCAATACTGATTAGCACTCGGGCGAGGTACTTGATAAACTGGTTGGTGAACTCAATGGTGAAGCTTAAGCATCCACACACACAAGAGTTTCCACTGGTGAAGATATATGGTCCAAGAGTGAAGTTTGATAGAGGAGCAGCTTTGGCATTCAATGTGTTTGATTGGAAAGGTGAAAAAGTTGAGCCTGTTCTTGTTCAGAAGCTTGCTGATAGGAGCAACATTTCAATCGGTTATGGATTCCTGCATCATATTTGGTTTGCAGATAAGTATGCAGAAGATAAAGGAAGAGTTCTTCAGAGCAAAAAAGAAGTGAAAGgcaataataataagaagaagaaagatagaGATAGTGAAGTTGGAATAAGTGTGGTTACTGCTGCATTAGGATTCTTGGCTAGTTTTGAAGATGTATATAGGCTTTGGGCTTTTGTTGCAAGGTTTCTTGATGCAGATTTTGTGGAAAAGGAGAGGTGGAGATACACTGCTCTCAATCAGAAAACAATTGAAGTTTGA